In Canis lupus familiaris isolate Mischka breed German Shepherd chromosome 24, alternate assembly UU_Cfam_GSD_1.0, whole genome shotgun sequence, a single genomic region encodes these proteins:
- the ZCCHC3 gene encoding zinc finger CCHC domain-containing protein 3, whose protein sequence is MATGGGAEEERKRGRPQLLPPARPAARGEEAEGGREKMGWAQVVKNLAEKKGEFRESRPPRREEEGGSGVGGGLGCPAGLAAPGLGDFPPAGRGDPKGRRRDPAGEAADPRKKKGAAEPGRRKKAEAAAMAGPARPGAAEDAAERPAQDEQAVAAGPAAGPGKGRFLVRICFQGDEGACPTRDFVVGALILRSIGMDPSDIYAVIQIPGSREFDVSFRSAEKLALFLRVYEEKREQEDCWENFVVLGRSKSSLKTLFILFRNETVDVEDIVTWLKRHCDVLAVPVKVTDRFGIWTGEYKCEIELRQGEGGVRHLPGAFFLGAERGYSWYKGQPKTCFKCGSRTHMSGSCTQDRCFRCGEEGHLSPYCRKGIVCNLCGKRGHAFAQCPKAVHNSVAAQLTGVAGH, encoded by the coding sequence ATGGCCACCGGCGGCGGCGCGGAAGAGGAGAGGAAGCGGGGGCGGCCGCAGCTCCTGCCCCCCGcgcggcccgcggcccgcggcGAGGAGGCCGAGGGCGGCCGCGAGAAGATGGGCTGGGCCCAGGTGGTGAAGAACCTGGCCGAGAAGAAAGGCGAGTTCCGCGAGTCGCGGCCGCCGaggcgggaggaggagggcggcAGCGGCGTGGGCGGCGGGCTCGGCTGCCCCGCGGGCCTGGCGGCGCCGGGCCTCGGCGACTTCCCCCCGGCCGGCCGCGGGGACCCGAAGGGTCGGCGGAGAGACCCGGCCGGCGAGGCGGCGGACCCCCGCAAAAAGAAGGGTGCAGCCGAGCCGGGCCGGAGGAAGAAGGCCGAGGCGGCGGCCATGGCGGGCCCGGCCAGGCCTGGCGCGGCCGAGGACGCGGCCGAGCGGCCCGCTCAGGACGAGCAGGCAGTGGCAGCGGGCCCCGCGGCGGGCCCGGGCAAGGGCCGCTTCCTCGTGCGCATCTGTTTCCAGGGAGACGAGGGCGCCTGCCCCACGCGGGACTTCGTAGTAGGCGCGCTCATCCTGCGCTCCATCGGCATGGACCCGAGCGACATCTACGCAGTCATCCAGATCCCGGGCAGCCGCGAGTTCGACGTGAGCTTCCGCTCGGCGGAAAAGCTGGCCCTGTTCCTCCGCGTCTACGAGGAGAAGCGCGAGCAGGAGGACTGCTGGGAGAACTTTGTGGTGCTGGGGCGGAGCAAGTCCAGCTTGAAGACGCTCTTCATCCTCTTCCGGAACGAGACGGTGGACGTGGAGGATATCGTGACCTGGCTCAAGCGCCACTGCGATGTGCTGGCCGTGCCGGTGAAAGTGACCGACAGGTTTGGGATCTGGACCGGGGAGTACAAGTGTGAGATCGAGCTGCGCCAGGGGGAGGGCGGGGTTAGGCACCTGCCGGGGGCCTTCTTCCTGGGGGCCGAGAGGGGCTACAGCTGGTACAAGGGTCAGCCTAAGACGTGCTTTAAATGTGGTTCCCGGACCCACATGAGCGGCAGCTGCACGCAGGACAGGTGCTTCAGGTgcggggaggaggggcacctgagccCTTACTGCCGGAAGGGCATCGTGTGTAACCTCTGTGGAAAGCGAGGACACGCCTTTGCCCAGTGTCCCAAAGCAGTTCACAATTCCGTGGCAGCTCAGCTAACTGGGGTGGCTGGGCACTGA